From one Amphiura filiformis chromosome 13, Afil_fr2py, whole genome shotgun sequence genomic stretch:
- the LOC140168404 gene encoding globin-like, which yields MKLGVDLFISLFREHPKYRQQFRSFKDDHDLAALAKTTKLKAHGFRVVSTINNLIETLDDPALFVEQLKNMARTHHGHGVTRNSFGDLAPILLATFGNHIGGKFTPKARDAWVAAYNFIVDSVCAEYEVINRESGSSGSSPEK from the exons ATGAAATTAGGTGTGGACCTTTTCATA AGCTTATTCAGAGAGCACCCTAAATACAGACAACAATTCCGTTCCTTCAAAGATGACCACGATCTCGCAGCATTGGCAAAGACGACCAAATTGAAGGCCCACGGCTTCCGTGTCGTGTCTACGATTAACAACTTAATCGAGACACTTGATGATCCTGCATTGTTCGTGGAGCAGCTCAAGAACATGGCCAGGACACATCATGGACACGGTGTCACCAGAAACAGCTTTGGG GATCTTGCACCAATTTTGCTGGCAACTTTCGGCAACCATATCGGTGGTAAGTTCACACCAAAAGCCAGAGATGCCTGGGTGGCGGCCTACAACTTCATCGTGGATTCCGTATGCGCAGAGTATGAGGTGATTAACCGAGAAAGTGGTAGTAGTGGAAGCAGTCCAGAGAAGTAA